One part of the Chlamydiota bacterium genome encodes these proteins:
- the nagA gene encoding N-acetylglucosamine-6-phosphate deacetylase — MAESTLTIRNGRLIRNGVAQADSVVCVRGRVVTYAGPPGGAPPPSGRAIDAGGRYVCPGFIDLHVHGAAGCDFLSADPAGVRNIAAAHARRGSTALFATVRSAAPEEMRRAVSLLGQLIRSGGAPGVVGIHLEGPFINPARAGVHPLRWLRAPDLAALDALLEGAEGCPLIVTLAPELPGAMRLVEAVAARGAVPAAGHSDATFDEACAAFSGGVRLVTHLFNAMSGMHHRRPGLAAAALADGRVAAELVADGVHVHPEMAKMAFRQKGGDGIVLVTDSMQALDAEAEIFSIDGEVFSVRNGAPVRDDGTLCGSVLTMGGALRNAARWTGKRPEEIAALATTVPARLAGLADRKGALLPGMDADIAIFDERFDVQAAFVGGALVYAAAGFEAAH; from the coding sequence GTGGCCGAGTCGACGCTGACGATCAGAAACGGGCGCCTGATCCGGAACGGGGTGGCGCAGGCGGACTCCGTGGTCTGCGTCCGCGGGCGTGTCGTCACCTACGCGGGCCCGCCGGGAGGGGCCCCGCCGCCGTCCGGGAGGGCGATCGACGCGGGGGGGCGGTACGTCTGCCCCGGGTTCATCGATCTCCACGTGCACGGGGCCGCCGGGTGCGACTTCCTCTCGGCCGACCCCGCCGGGGTGCGGAACATCGCGGCGGCCCACGCCCGCCGCGGCAGCACCGCCCTCTTCGCGACGGTGCGGAGCGCCGCGCCGGAGGAGATGCGGCGGGCGGTCTCCCTCCTCGGGCAACTGATCCGCTCGGGCGGCGCCCCGGGCGTCGTCGGCATCCACCTCGAGGGGCCCTTCATCAACCCGGCGCGCGCGGGGGTGCACCCGCTCCGCTGGCTGCGCGCGCCCGATTTGGCCGCGCTCGACGCGCTCCTCGAGGGGGCGGAAGGCTGCCCCCTGATCGTCACCCTGGCCCCGGAGCTCCCCGGGGCGATGCGGCTCGTCGAGGCCGTCGCCGCGCGCGGGGCGGTCCCCGCGGCCGGGCATTCAGATGCGACGTTCGACGAGGCGTGCGCGGCGTTCTCGGGGGGCGTCCGTCTCGTCACGCACCTGTTCAACGCGATGAGCGGGATGCACCACCGCCGGCCCGGCCTCGCCGCCGCCGCCCTCGCGGACGGGCGCGTCGCGGCGGAGCTCGTCGCCGACGGCGTCCACGTCCACCCCGAGATGGCGAAGATGGCGTTCAGGCAGAAGGGGGGAGACGGCATCGTCCTCGTCACAGACTCCATGCAGGCCCTCGACGCGGAGGCGGAGATCTTCAGCATCGACGGGGAGGTCTTCTCGGTGCGCAACGGCGCCCCGGTGCGGGACGACGGGACGCTCTGCGGCTCCGTGCTCACGATGGGCGGGGCGCTGCGCAACGCGGCGCGATGGACCGGGAAGCGCCCGGAGGAGATCGCGGCGCTCGCCACGACGGTCCCGGCGCGGCTCGCGGGGCTCGCGGACCGGAAGGGGGCGCTCCTGCCCGGGATGGACGCGGATATCGCGATCTTCGACGAACGGTTCGACGTGCAGGCGGCGTTCGTCGGCGGGGCGCTCGTCTACGCGGCGGCGGGATTCGAAGCGGCGCACTAG